The following are from one region of the Mixophyes fleayi isolate aMixFle1 chromosome 7, aMixFle1.hap1, whole genome shotgun sequence genome:
- the LOC142098688 gene encoding uncharacterized protein LOC142098688, translating into MARQACETWTLAEYSDIEKCLISNYLSHSILSANSHYRQNTLHNICHGSILVRDIGKRSDPEETRPSSSREGLQASVGTPRKDAFQKLLGEFPVTLEGRVPKSRDCRRISPSHWHYCRKQWRDRQHKIRVKHVIRAFPARRPSVTTLTQYIQEKKWKHKDTEVNLLVEAWKPKSMKHWKDCKVLGDDTHLQHWKGLKCSTDAESRVRRVTTRRVFLKGEVICDLHGDKMSGREGRIMKTTEEGSKALFFFTKTLKANHGASTQHVHVTQSLCYTSCREVARILMFSHHTLRNLEFSW; encoded by the exons ATGGCTCGGCAGGCCTGTGAGACTTGGACATTAGCTGAGTACTCCGATATTGAGAAGTGTCTCATCTCCAATTATTTGTCACACAGTATTTTGTCTGCAAACAGTCATTACAGGCAGAATACTTTGCATAATATATGTCATGGCTCAATATTGGTGAGAGATATTGGAAAGCGAAGTGACCCAGAGGAGACCAGACCAAGCAGTTCAAG GGAAGGTCTTCAAGCCTCTGTAGGGACACCGAGGAAAGACGCCTTCCAGAAGCTGCTGGGAGAGTTCCCTGTAACACTCGAGGGACGTGTGCCAAAGTCACGTGACTGCAGACGCATATCACCGTCACATTGGCATTACTGCAGAAAGCAATGGAGAGACCGGCAGCATAAGATCAGAGTAAAGCATGTGATCA GAGCCTTTCCTGCAAGGAGACCATCAGTTACCACCTTGACCCAGTACATTCAGGAAAAGAAATGGAAACATAAGGATACTGAGGTCAATCTCCTGGTAGAGGCCTGGAAGCCAAAGTCGATGAAGCACTGGAAAGACTGTAAGGTCCTTGGAGACGATACCCATTTGCAACATTGGAAAGGACTAAAATGTTCCACAGATGCAGAAAGCAGAGTCAGGAGAGTCACAACACGGAGAGTTTTCTTGAAGGGTGAAGTTATCTGTGACTTACATGGGGACAAAATGAGTGGCAGAGAAGGAAGAATAATGAAAACAACTGAAGAGGGCTctaaggccctttttttttttacaaagacccTAAAGGCAAATCATGGTGCATCAACACAGCATGTTCATGTCACACAGAGCCTCTGTTACACTTCATGCAGAGAAGTCGCAAGAATTTTAATGTTTTCACATCATACTCTAAGAAATTTGGAGTTCTCCTGGTAG